A region from the Lytechinus variegatus isolate NC3 chromosome 6, Lvar_3.0, whole genome shotgun sequence genome encodes:
- the LOC121417862 gene encoding uncharacterized protein LOC121417862: MSPFEVFYGRKSNRELNMLRAGQDTTPEDIEVEMECLPEGKMFEEDVLFAEGNEEDIRRHMEKLQDVRSKAEKNEKKSSTYMVKRNMRKNPPSSYEVGEKIFLRVREKKSGVTRGGKPLHKPLVYHGEIIDVDHENFHYKVKYFDSSSEFIDYVSVNNITSLTRAQEQEKQRQARGQIKRKLSCMCKDVNCKRKPAFDCRFKMNAVCCENQGKKCHHHGAGHNTEQPFTTDLQEPSTSGQASTLSQNPTSRDLSTCRYDLSSSKALGKIFGDFSREFRLMTMKLSSEKNQRNLDRNIQNAGLEYAEQRTPGDGNCMFHALAAQLERTTHIKITHDQLRAQVVEHLHKNRNTIDGTHMQAWILNGEWDRYLSDMARDGEWGDEIILKL, translated from the exons ATGTCTCCTTTCGAGGTATTCTACGGTCGTAAGTCAAATCGAGAGTTGAACATGTTGCGAGCTGGTCAGGACACAACACCAGAAGATATTGAAGTTGAGATGGAGTGTCTTCCTGAGGGCAAAATGTTTGAG GAAGATGTATTGTTCGCTGAAGGCAATGAGGAAGACATTCGAAGACACATGGAAAAACTGCAAGATGTTCGATCCAAGGCAGAgaagaacgaaaaaaaatcctccACATACATGGTCAAAAGGAACATGCGGAAGAATCCTCCTTCTTCCTATGAAGTAGGAGAGAAGATTTTTCTTCGAGTGAGGGAAAAAAAAAGTGGTGTGACACGCGGTGGAAAACCGTTACATAAGCCGCTGGTTTATCATGGAGAAATCATCGATGTCGATCATGAAAATTTTCActataaagtgaaatattttgacagTAGCAGTGAATTCATTGATTATGTTAGTGTTAATAATATAACTTCACTTACCCGAGCGCAGGAACAAGAAAAACAGAGGCAAGCAAGGGGACAAATTAAAAGGAAACTTTCATGCATGTGCAAGGATGTAAACTGTAAGAGGAAACCGGCTTTTGATTGCAGGTTCAAAATGAATGCTGTCTGCtgtgaaaatcaaggaaagaagTGTCACCATCATGGTGCAGGGCACAACACAGAACAGCCTTTTACTACAGATCTACAGGAGCCCTCAACATCAGGACAGGCTTCAACATTATCACAGAACCCAACATCTCGAGACCTTTCAACTTGTAGATATGATCTCTCGTCATCGAAGGCATTAGGAAAAATTTTTGGAGATTTTTCCAGGGAGTTTCGACTGATGACAATGAAACTGTCTAGTGaaaaaaatcagagaaattTGGATAGGAATATACAAAATGCAGGACTTGAGTATGCAGAACAAAGAACACCTGGTGACGGAAATTGCATGTTTCACGCCCTTGCTGCACAGCTGGAAAGGACCACACATATCAAGATCACACATGATCAGTTGAGAGCCCAGGTAGTGGAACACCTCCACAAAAACCGCAATACTATAGATGGGACTCACATGC